One part of the Vitis riparia cultivar Riparia Gloire de Montpellier isolate 1030 chromosome 15, EGFV_Vit.rip_1.0, whole genome shotgun sequence genome encodes these proteins:
- the LOC117932252 gene encoding 3-phosphoshikimate 1-carboxyvinyltransferase 2, whose protein sequence is MAQVTRIVSGGVQNGPLLPNISKPHKPTPPFTTPFLRSGPNVSSFSLKHERAVSNSVVSVRAPFRVSASVATKEKPSTAPEIVLQPIKEISGTITLPGSKSLSNRILLLAALSEGTTVVDNLLNSEDVHYMLGALRTLGLQVEEQSENKRVIVQGCGGQFPVGNGSVGEVQLFLGNAGTAMRPLTAAVTAAGGNASYVLDGVPRMRERPIGDLVTGLKQLGADVNCFLGTNCPPVRVNGNGGLPGGKVKLSGSISSQYLTALLMAAPLALGDVEIEIIDKLISIPYVEMTLKLMERFGVSVEHSNTWDRFLIRGGQKYKSPGNAFVEGDASSASYFLAGAAVTGGTVTVEGCGTSSLQGDVKFAEVLEQMGAKVSWTENSVTVTGPPRNSSGRKHLRAIDVNMNKMPDVAMTLAVVALYADGPTAIRDVASWRVKETERMIAICTELRKLGATVEEGPDYCVITPPEKLNVTSIDTYDDHRMAMAFSLAACADVPVTIKDPGCTRKTFPDYFEVLQRFTKH, encoded by the exons atggcTCAAGTTACCAGAATTGTCAGTGGTGGTGTCCAGAACGGCCCTCTCTTGCCCAATATCTCCAAGCCTCACAAACCCACTCCTCCATTCACTACTCCCTTCTTGAGATCAGGGCCtaatgtttcttctttttctttgaagcATGAGAGGGCAGTTAGCAATTCGGTTGTTTCTGTTAGGGCCCCGTTTAGGGTTTCGGCCTCTGTCGCCACTAAGGAGAAGCCGTCGACGGCGCCGGAGATTGTCCTGCAACCCATTAAAGAGATCTCCGGCACCATCACGTTGCCGGGCTCCAAGTCCCTTTCCAATCGGATTCTGCTTCTTGCTGCTCTCTCTGAG GGAACTACTGTTGTGGACAATTTGTTGAATAGTGAAGATGTCCATTACATGCTCGGAGCActgagaacccttgggctacaAGTGGAAGAGcaaagtgaaaataaaagagTTATTGTGCAAGGTTGTGGGGGCCAATTTCCAGTGGGTAATGGATCAGTAGGCGAAGTCCAACTTTTCCTAGGAAATGCTGGAACAGCAATGCGTCCATTGACAGCTGCAGTTACAGCTGCTGGTGGAAATGCAAG CTATGTACTTGATGGGGTGCCGCGCATGAGAGAAAGACCAATTGGGGATCTAGTCACAGGTCTTAAGCAGCTCGGTGCAGACGTTAACTGCTTTCTTGGAACAAACTGCCCTCCTGTTCGTGTTAATGGGAATGGAGGCCTTCCAGGAGGAAAG GTGAAGCTCTCTGGATCAATTAGTAGTCAATACTTGACTGCTTTGCTTATGGCAGCTCCCTTGGCTCTAGGAGATGTGGAGATTGAGATTATTGATAAACTTATTTCCATTCCTTATGTTGAAATGACCTTGAAATTGATGGAACGTTTTGGGGTTAGTGTAGAGCACAGTAATACATGGGACCGCTTCTTGATCCGAGGAGGTCAAAAATACAA GTCTCCTGGAAATGCTTTTGTTGAGGGTGATGCTTCTAGTGCTAGTTACTTCCTAGCCGGTGCAGCTGTAACTGGTGGGACTGTCACAGTTGAAGGCTGTGGGACAAGCAGCCTACAG gGGGATGTAAAATTTGCTGAGGTTCTTGAGCAAATGGGTGCAAAAGTTTCCTGGACAGAGAACAGTGTCACAGTCACAGGCCCACCCCGAAATTCTTCTGGAAGGAAACACTTACGTGCCATTGACGTCAACATGAACAAAATGCCAGATGTTGCCATGACTCTTGCTGTAGTTGCCCTTTATGCTGATGGGCCGACTGCCATAAGAGATG TGGCTAGTTGGAGAGTGAAGGAGACCGAAAGGATGATTGCCATTTGCACAGAACTCAGGAAG CTGGGAGCAACAGTTGAAGAAGGGCCTGATTACTGTGTGATCACTCCACCAGAAAAACTAAACGTGACATCAATAGACACATATGACGATCACAGGATGGCCATGGCATTTTCTCTTGCTGCCTGTGCAGATGTTCCAGTAACCATCAAGGATCCTGGTTGCACCCGGAAAACCTTCCCTGACTACTTCGAAGTCCTCCAGCGTTTTACCAAACATTGA